Proteins encoded within one genomic window of Ranitomeya variabilis isolate aRanVar5 chromosome 4, aRanVar5.hap1, whole genome shotgun sequence:
- the LOC143767048 gene encoding uncharacterized protein LOC143767048, translating into MVRDRDKMAEKILHLTLEILFRLTGEDYTVVKKTSSEWCQAPVSEDCGRTTSPIMRPPPCLLTYEDIQDQKILELAYKMIELLTGEVPIRCQDVTIYFSMEEWEYLEGHKDLYKDVMTEVPQPLTSPVLSRNRCPRPLLPQDGTEENPSVPQDHQGEDLTRINTIETYVWDDERCKEEIPADNRPAGDCIRTSNGYVISSDLKGDDHEIKQETYAEHAIIPDLSSALHREDLSSDLFQQLLSSYSLQTVKENNIKDGEDERFHKGETVFACLKCGKCYIDISNLVKTEKIRPEAKYFSWPECAKCFSWKPYFFEHQQTEMKPFSCSICRKCFTKKSHLITYERSQTGEKRFSCSECGVCFNCPSHYIRHERSHTGEKPFSCLECGKCFSRKSSLVDHQKTHTGEKPFTCSECGKCFKKKSDLVMHQRIHTGEKPYLCTECGKCFVRKSHLSVHQKSHTGEKPFSCLECGKRFSQKVNLIDHEKTHTGEKPYSCSECGKCFSRKSNLVDHKKIHTGEIPFSCSKCGKSFKYRSGLVTHQRNHTEEKPSNHSATMRAVPVGQFLRVRRICSSEPKFEAQAADLKTRFQIRGYSECVTFFYMLYPSDINTTSDQFCPEEWAKSLWQDVESSQRLIQRDLQLFCGKSRIYKTVVKKTSSERCQAPVSEGWERMLSTIKGPPPHPLIHEDINDQKILELTYKMIELLTGEVPIRFQDVTIYFSTEEWEYLEGHQDLYKDIMMEVPQPLTSPVLSNKRTTPERCPCPLLPQECSEENSSVPHDHQVEVEKGENLTHTNTPETYVTDEEWYKVEIPTDDYSSDCIRTCVISSDFKADDHGIKQEADEEYAIIEVIPSALHSEDLSSDPFQQDRYSDALQTVKENNQTDDEHERSQEGENVFECLKCGKCYVDISHLVKPMKSHTEGKEFPCSQCEKFYTWKSYNREHRKTQIGQKSFSCSICRKCFTEKSHLITYERSQTGEKRYSCLECGACFNCPSHFIRHERSHSGEKPFACLECGKFFSRKSSLVDHQKTHTGEKPFSCSECGKCFKKRSDLATHEKIHTGEKPFLCTECGKCFIRKSHLVVHQKRHTGEKPYPCLECGKRFSQKVNLVDHEKTHTGEKPFSCSECGKCFSRKPNLVDHQKIHREEKPFSCLECGKSFKHKSGLVTHRRSHTGEKPPLDHQNMGDSIFMS; encoded by the exons ATGgttagggacagggacaagatggcggagaagaTATTAcatctcaccctagagatcctctttcggcttactggagag gattacacagtagtgaagaagacctctagtgagtggtgtcaggcccctgtgtctgaggattGTGGAAGAACAACGAGTCCAATCATGAGGCCTCCACCTTGCCTCttgacatatgaggacatccaagACCAAAAGATCCTAGAACTTGCCTACaaaatgattgagctgctgactggagag gttcctataaggtgtcaggatgtcaccatctatttctccatggaggagtgggagtatttagaaggacacaaagatctgtacaaagaCGTCATgacggaggttccccagcccctcacatcaccag ttctATCCAGAAATaggtgtccccgtcctcttctcccACAGGATGGTACAGAAGAAAATCccagtgttcctcaggatcatcag ggtgaagatctgacccgtaTTAATACTATAGAGACATATGTGTGggatgatgagcggtgtaaagaggagattcctgcaGATAATCGCCCAG CAGGTGACTGTATCAGAACTTCAAATGGATATGTGATATCTTCAGATTTGAAAGGAGATGATCATGAAATCAAACAAGAAACATATGCGGAGCATGCCATTATACCAGATCTATCATCAGCTcttcaccgcgaagatctatcatcTGATCTTTTTCAACAGCTCCTATCTTCTTATTCATTACAGACTGTTAAAGAAAATAACATAAAAGATGGTGAAGATGAAAGATTTCACAAAGGGGAGACTGTATTTGCATGTTtaaaatgtggaaaatgttacatAGACATATCAAATCTTGTTAAAACTGAGAAAATTCGCCCAGAAGCTAAATACTTTTCATGGCCAGAATGTGCAAAATGTTTTTCCTGGAAACCATATTTTTTTGAGCATCAACAAACTGAaatgaaaccattttcatgttctatTTGCAGGAAATGTTTTACAAAGAAATCACATCTTATTACATATGAGCGAAGTCAGACTGGGGAGAAGCgtttctcatgttcagaatgtggagtaTGTTTTAACTGCCCATCACATTATATTAGACATGagcgaagtcacacaggagagaaaccattttcatgtttagaatgtgggaaatgtttttctcgAAAATCAAGTCTTGTTGAtcatcaaaaaactcacacaggggagaagccatttacatgttcagaatgtgggaaatgttttaaaaagaAGTCAGATCTTGTTatgcatcagagaattcacactggggagaagccatactTATgcacagaatgtgggaagtgttttgtcAGAAAATCACATCTTTCAGTGCATCAgaaaagtcacacaggagagaaaccattttcatgcttAGAATGCGGGAAACGTTTTTCTCAGAAAGTAAATCTTATTGACCATgaaaaaactcacacaggagaaaagccatattcatgctctgaatgtgggaaatgtttttctagGAAATCTAATCTTGTTGATCAtaaaaaaattcacacaggggaaataccattttcatgttcaaaatgtggaaaATCTTTTAAATACAGGTCgggtcttgttacacatcagagaaatcacacagaAGAGAAGCCAT CAAATCATTCAGCTACGATGAGGGCCGTCCctgtcggacagttcctcagggtgAGACGGATCTGTTCATCAGAACCAAAATTTGAGGCACAGGCTGCTGATTTAAAGACACGTTTTCAAATACGTGGGTACAGTG AGTGTGTGACCTTTTTTTATATGCTGTACCCATCGGACATTAACACCACATCTGAT CAGTTTTGCCCTGAAGAATGGGCAAAATCcttgtggcaagatgtggaaagctcacagaGACTTATCCAGAGAGACTTGCAGCTGTTTTGTGGCAAAAGTAggatctacaaa acagtagtgaagaagacctctagtgagcgctgtcaggcccctgtatcTGAGGGATGGGAAAGAATGCTGAGCACAATcaaggggcctccacctcaccccctgatacatgaggacatcaatgaccagaagatcctagaactcacttacaagatgattgagctgctgactggagag gttcctataaggtttcAGGATGTCACCATCTATTTCTCCACGGAGgaatgggagtatttagaaggacaccaagatctgtacaaggacattatgatggaggttccccagcccctcacatcaccag TTCTATCcaataagaggacaacaccagaaagatgtccctgtcctcttcttccacaggagtgTTCAGAAGAAAATTCCAGTGTTCCTCATGATCATCAGGTAGAGGTAGAGAAG GGTGAAAATCTGACCCACACTAATACTCCAGAGACATATGTGACAGATGAAGAGTGGTATAAAGTGGAAATTCCTACAGACGACTACTCAA GTGACTGTATCAGAACATGTGTGATATCTTCTGATTTTAAAGCAGATGATCATGGAATCAAACAAGAAGCAGATGAAGAGTATGCCATTATTGAAGTTATACCGTCAGCCCTTCACAGTGAAGATCTATCATCTGATCCTTTTCAACAGGACCGATATTCTGATGCATTACAGACTGTTAAGGAAAATAACCAAACAGATGATGAACATGAAAGATCTCAAGAAGGAGAAAATGTCTTTGAATGTCtaaaatgtggaaaatgttacgtagacatatctcaccttgttaaacctatgaaaagtcatacagaaGGAAAGGAATTTCCATGTTCACAATGTGAGAAATTTTATACATGGAAATCTTATAATCGTGAACATCGAAAAACTCAAATTGGGCAGAAATCATTTTCATGTTCTATTTgcaggaaatgttttacagagaaatcgcaTCTTATTACATATGAGAGAAGTCAAACTGGGGAAAAGCGGTACTCCTGTTTAGAGTGTGGGGCGTGTTTTAACTGTCCATCGCATTTTATTAGACATGAGAGAAGTCACAGTGGGGAAAAACCATttgcctgtttagaatgtgggaaatttttttctCGAAAATCAAGTCTTGTTGACCATCAAAAAACTCACaccggggagaagccattttcatgctcagaatgtgggaaatgttttaaaaaaaggtCAGATCTTGCTACACATGAGAAAATTCACACTGGGGAAAAACCATTCTTAtgcacagaatgtgggaaatgttttatccgaaAATCACATCTTGTTGTACATCAGAAgcgtcatacaggggagaagccatatccatgtttagaatgtgggaaacgtttttcTCAGAAAGTAAATCTTGTTGACCATgaaaaaactcacacaggagagaagccattttcatgctcagaatgtgggaaatgtttttctcgGAAGCCAAATCTTGTTGATCATCAAAAAATTCACAGagaggagaagccattttcatgtttagaatgtgggaaaagttttaaacACAAGTCAGGTCTTGTTACACAtcggagaagtcacacaggagagaagccacctCTTGACCATCAAAACATGGGAGATTCCATATTCATGTcctga